One Elaeis guineensis isolate ETL-2024a chromosome 10, EG11, whole genome shotgun sequence genomic window carries:
- the LOC105053196 gene encoding endoglucanase 17 isoform X1 — translation MASRPAPFLLLILLLATSLRPAAAEHDYAAALRKSILFFEGQRSGKLPPDQRLNWRCDSALHDGAADGVDLTGGYYDAGDNVKFGFPMAFTATLMAWSIIDFGKNMGPQSTEAVKAVKWATDYLLKATAVPNVVYVQVGDAFRDHSCWERAEDMDTPRTVYKVDPAHPGSDVAGETAAALAAASIVFRDCDPAYSRRLLDRAVSVFEFADKHRGAYSSSLHNAVCPFYCDFNGYQDELLWGAAWLHKASRRREYREYIGRNEVVLHAGDTINEFGWDNKHAGINVLISKEVLMGKDDYLHSFKRNADSFVCSLLPGISQHPQIQYSPGGLLFKTGGSNMQHVTSLSFLLLAYSNYLSHANGHVPCGSSSATPTQLRRVAKRQVDYILGDNPLGMSYMVGYGGRYPRRIHHRGSSLPSVRAHRGKIGCKEGTKYYMSPAPNPNVLVGAVVGGPTNISDAFPDARPVFQQSEPTTYINAPLLGLLAYFSAHPTILSD, via the exons ATGGCGTCTCGGCCGGCACCCTTTTTGCTGCTGATACTGCTCCTGGCGACGTCGCTCCGGCCAGCCGCCGCCGAGCACGACTACGCCGCGGCGCTCCGGAAGAGCATCCTCTTCTTCGAGGGCCAGCGCTCCGGCAAACTCCCCCCCGACCAGCGCCTCAACTGGCGCTGTGACTCCGCCCTCCACGACGGCGCCGCTGATGGG GTGGACTTAACGGGCGGGTACTACGACGCGGGGGACAACGTCAAGTTCGGCTTCCCGATGGCCTTCACGGCGACGCTGATGGCCTGGAGCATAATAGACTTCGGGAAGAACATGGGCCCGCAATCGACGGAAGCCGTCAAGGCCGTCAAGTGGGCAACGGACTACCTCCTGAAGGCGACGGCCGTCCCCAACGTCGTCTACGTCCAGGTGGGCGACGCTTTCCGCGACCACTCCTGCTGGGAGCGGGCCGAGGACATGGACACCCCCCGGACCGTCTACAAGGTCGATCCTGCCCACCCCGGCTCCGACGTCGCCGGCGAGACCGCCGCCGCCCTCGCTGCCGCTTCCATCGTCTTCCGCGACTGCGATCCCGCCTACTCCCGCCGCCTCCTCGACCGCGCCGTCTCC GTGTTCGAGTTCGCGGACAAGCACAGGGGAGCGTACAGTAGTAGCCTGCACAACGCGGTGTGCCCCTTCTACTGCGACTTCAATGGATACCAG GATGAGCTGCTGTGGGGAGCGGCGTGGCTCCATAAGGCGTCTCGCAGGCGGGAGTACCGAGAGTACATCGGGAGGAACGAGGTGGTGCTGCACGCCGGGGACACCATTAACGAGTTCGGTTGGGATAACAAGCACGCCGGTATTAATGTCCTAATCTCCAAG gaaGTTTTGATGGGGAAGGATGATTACTTGCACTCTTTTAAGCGAAACGCCGATAGCTTCGTCTGCTCCCTCCTCCCGGGAATCTCCCAGCACCCTCAGATCCAATATTCCCCAG GTGGGCTGCTGTTCAAGACGGGAGGCAGCAACATGCAGCACGTGACCTCGCTCTCCTTCCTGCTCCTGGCTTATTCCAACTATCTCAGCCACGCCAATGGCCATGTGCCATGTGGCTCCTCGTCTGCCACGCCAACCCAGCTTAGACGAGTGGCCAAGCGGCAG GTGGATTATATTCTGGGGGATAATCCGCTGGGGATGTCGTACATGGTGGGGTACGGAGGGAGGTATCCGCGGCGGATCCACCACCGCGGGAGCTCGCTGCCGTCGGTGAGGGCCCACCGGGGGAAGATCGGGTGCAAGGAGGGGACGAAGTACTACATGAGCCCGGCGCCGAACCCGAACGTGCTGGTGGGGGCGGTGGTGGGCGGCCCCACCAACATCTCCGACGCCTTCCCGGACGCCCGCCCGGTGTTCCAGCAGTCGGAGCCCACCACCTACATCAACGCCCCCCTCCTCGGCCTTCTCGCCTACTTCTCCGCCCACCCCACCATCCTCTCCGATTAA
- the LOC105053196 gene encoding endoglucanase 17 isoform X2 has product MASRPAPFLLLILLLATSLRPAAAEHDYAAALRKSILFFEGQRSGKLPPDQRLNWRCDSALHDGAADGVRIAARSTVDLTGGYYDAGDNVKFGFPMAFTATLMAWSIIDFGKNMGPQSTEAVKAVKWATDYLLKATAVPNVVYVQVGDAFRDHSCWERAEDMDTPRTVYKVDPAHPGSDVAGETAAALAAASIVFRDCDPAYSRRLLDRAVSVFEFADKHRGAYSSSLHNAVCPFYCDFNGYQDELLWGAAWLHKASRRREYREYIGRNEVVLHAGDTINEFGWDNKHAGINVLISKEVLMGKDDYLHSFKRNADSFVCSLLPGISQHPQIQYSPGGLLFKTGGSNMQHVTSLSFLLLAYSNYLSHANGHVPCGSSSATPTQLRRVAKRQVDYILGDNPLGMSYMVGYGGRYPRRIHHRGSSLPSVRAHRGKIGCKEGTKYYMSPAPNPNVLVGAVVGGPTNISDAFPDARPVFQQSEPTTYINAPLLGLLAYFSAHPTILSD; this is encoded by the exons ATGGCGTCTCGGCCGGCACCCTTTTTGCTGCTGATACTGCTCCTGGCGACGTCGCTCCGGCCAGCCGCCGCCGAGCACGACTACGCCGCGGCGCTCCGGAAGAGCATCCTCTTCTTCGAGGGCCAGCGCTCCGGCAAACTCCCCCCCGACCAGCGCCTCAACTGGCGCTGTGACTCCGCCCTCCACGACGGCGCCGCTGATGGGGTACGCATCGCTGCACGATCGACG GTGGACTTAACGGGCGGGTACTACGACGCGGGGGACAACGTCAAGTTCGGCTTCCCGATGGCCTTCACGGCGACGCTGATGGCCTGGAGCATAATAGACTTCGGGAAGAACATGGGCCCGCAATCGACGGAAGCCGTCAAGGCCGTCAAGTGGGCAACGGACTACCTCCTGAAGGCGACGGCCGTCCCCAACGTCGTCTACGTCCAGGTGGGCGACGCTTTCCGCGACCACTCCTGCTGGGAGCGGGCCGAGGACATGGACACCCCCCGGACCGTCTACAAGGTCGATCCTGCCCACCCCGGCTCCGACGTCGCCGGCGAGACCGCCGCCGCCCTCGCTGCCGCTTCCATCGTCTTCCGCGACTGCGATCCCGCCTACTCCCGCCGCCTCCTCGACCGCGCCGTCTCC GTGTTCGAGTTCGCGGACAAGCACAGGGGAGCGTACAGTAGTAGCCTGCACAACGCGGTGTGCCCCTTCTACTGCGACTTCAATGGATACCAG GATGAGCTGCTGTGGGGAGCGGCGTGGCTCCATAAGGCGTCTCGCAGGCGGGAGTACCGAGAGTACATCGGGAGGAACGAGGTGGTGCTGCACGCCGGGGACACCATTAACGAGTTCGGTTGGGATAACAAGCACGCCGGTATTAATGTCCTAATCTCCAAG gaaGTTTTGATGGGGAAGGATGATTACTTGCACTCTTTTAAGCGAAACGCCGATAGCTTCGTCTGCTCCCTCCTCCCGGGAATCTCCCAGCACCCTCAGATCCAATATTCCCCAG GTGGGCTGCTGTTCAAGACGGGAGGCAGCAACATGCAGCACGTGACCTCGCTCTCCTTCCTGCTCCTGGCTTATTCCAACTATCTCAGCCACGCCAATGGCCATGTGCCATGTGGCTCCTCGTCTGCCACGCCAACCCAGCTTAGACGAGTGGCCAAGCGGCAG GTGGATTATATTCTGGGGGATAATCCGCTGGGGATGTCGTACATGGTGGGGTACGGAGGGAGGTATCCGCGGCGGATCCACCACCGCGGGAGCTCGCTGCCGTCGGTGAGGGCCCACCGGGGGAAGATCGGGTGCAAGGAGGGGACGAAGTACTACATGAGCCCGGCGCCGAACCCGAACGTGCTGGTGGGGGCGGTGGTGGGCGGCCCCACCAACATCTCCGACGCCTTCCCGGACGCCCGCCCGGTGTTCCAGCAGTCGGAGCCCACCACCTACATCAACGCCCCCCTCCTCGGCCTTCTCGCCTACTTCTCCGCCCACCCCACCATCCTCTCCGATTAA